Proteins encoded by one window of Paenibacillus urinalis:
- a CDS encoding S-layer homology domain-containing protein, producing the protein MLRKWQKRLSLLCLGSMLAGLWAPAGVMRAEEGVELAAAKSDLFVTEIHPDNLGAEAYEFFELYNASGSDLNLSNYSLIYNYTDNPGSNKAFVVPDNVVIPSGQAMVMWYNKTGVGLDDFNIHFGTGLTSSQIIQVTGFDGFANGGKRGVIVQDSSGKPLANANYLSDDVSEGTSAHYYPPTSGGEQTIYERRGAATPGSVASEQLRPQEEVQAPVILHIPVTSVSIDEDVLIQADISIAGQGADLSAAEAVDKNEQDESASSSLNENPTVIEDTYESAGENEAEQQAEAAGAPDGVVEEETADQQAEDVEASVAIPEMEAAAEQQITDQNMLEEAAQIEAAQQQATVTAAVYYRSMSETEFHVLNMSKAEGMNYTASIPKTSLTDPQLIYYIEAEAHGAVSRTEQYTVNVEQADVDYNEVPALLVTELVPDSTNVGGADGYEFIEVYNNTNQDINLKNYKLYYRYTDSGPSADVIWPTDHEEMMISSQETIVFWVINSANGDKTAADFNANYGSNLVENDNLYRVYSDGMANGGKRAAVIGTNTHIDIASAAYDNDDETQADKGIFYRYPTGGRTEMLKYSAGLLDATPGVVDPVQIPSVPVQLETDPEAPVLQFADVPDTVDQLNNIKMAFGVTDHTSVKSVVLFYKTDKDSEFTKRYLYLSYDDSNYHYTVYSPELIGSKQLEYYLELSDGTNERQTEPKFVEITGNVQSDELRLNVQEDQIISGNTMIKGTQGVEGEQDIELFIDDKAVPAEETFDALEHDAYFAFEVIGVNYYFKNAVTSGEEILHTFQDPINQYETLTVPIDAQRFREGNNVLSIRAGSKSSPFDEREEENKDDFQIRNIRLVLADGTVVYDPSYSNPQEEIKMGDSSGRYEYIDFAFNLTAEELRSTAYAWDTRKAEDGEHDLTAEAGEERVSASVIVDNTAPNINPNLEEGKEYRGEFTIDAHITDELAGVKESHAELDGEVITLPYETSSSKLSAGEHQLKIQAEDQAGNMSEVAIRFIVPEENPLKPELVSPKNGAEDVALNAELKIKVTDPASDVMDVSFYKGYLHDAKQLESFKGYRNAADVEPPKEEVPAGEKAMTKGDYTQIANVDGQYLTDDSMEQFPYHRFEAKLNSSVKDTDQVLLEWVGKSLEGRKVSLYAFRPDQQKWELLDQQIAGDEDFKLEAMVTAGNYRSGGKIQMMVQDELPVSEDPYDFSFVWMSDTQYYSESYPETYRKIANWIGNQKEEQKIKYVIHTGDIVDESDKEYQWIEADKNMKVLEEANIPYGVLAGNHDVSNQFGTYDEYWKYFGAWRFEDQPHYGESYKNNMGHYDLISSNGNDFIIVYMGWGLGQPEIDWMNEVLAKYPERKAILAFHEYLLVSGNRAPIADKVYEEVILPNENVIAALSGHYHDAELKVDEIDDDGDGTPDRSVYQMLADYQGAEAGGLGYIRLMQFDMQNNKLHMKTYSPLLDDYNYYDPTEYPGKDEFSLDLDLQGKLKRVATDYAGIKVYTNELIDKAAGIDSGSEASVNWSGLANNSVYQWYAVAEDEHSGSTKSDIWHFSTGKFGGNPGTDNPGTGNTGNQAGGGSSEEQKRNPVIEKGIISVQVTSDGKAVIAQKDISEALTQTEEYITIRQEGIPGESGQPQLQIETEGLRLLHEEQKDLHIHTGSLNIVVPYAAMQGEAMEEEWLTLHIKFVLDDESRGWIEAAKTTPALQPSNLVADIHWYSGDRSLTALAAPVQVNWQINTSDIDPEYAGIYRVHATGAKYIYGKWKDGVVTFETDGTGLIAVMEYHIMFHDMQNHWAKEITEKMAARHIVKGTSELNFKPNASVSRADFAVMAMRSLGIDRSEDASSFEDVADQAYYANAVAAAEQLGIMQGSGGHFRPLDQMTREEAVVVLMRLFEHMEITEGTPNNAHSFTDMSTASDWAQEAILAATREGLISGRTDGSFDPHDTLTRAETAQLIYNLLQK; encoded by the coding sequence TTGTTAAGAAAATGGCAGAAAAGATTATCTTTATTGTGTCTTGGATCAATGCTCGCAGGACTCTGGGCTCCGGCCGGTGTCATGCGGGCAGAGGAGGGTGTTGAACTGGCAGCTGCCAAATCAGATTTATTCGTTACCGAAATACATCCGGATAATCTGGGAGCAGAAGCTTATGAATTTTTTGAGTTGTACAATGCATCAGGATCAGATCTGAATTTGAGCAATTATTCTTTGATTTATAACTACACAGATAATCCCGGATCGAACAAGGCGTTTGTTGTTCCAGATAACGTAGTTATTCCATCTGGACAAGCTATGGTGATGTGGTACAACAAAACGGGAGTAGGTTTGGATGATTTTAATATTCATTTTGGAACAGGACTGACTTCATCTCAGATTATCCAAGTAACAGGATTTGACGGATTTGCTAATGGAGGAAAAAGGGGAGTTATTGTACAGGATAGCAGCGGTAAACCGTTGGCCAATGCAAACTATTTATCTGATGATGTCAGTGAAGGAACAAGTGCGCACTATTACCCTCCAACATCTGGTGGTGAGCAGACAATCTATGAGCGCAGAGGTGCTGCTACCCCGGGTTCAGTAGCTTCAGAGCAGTTGAGGCCGCAGGAGGAAGTGCAGGCTCCGGTGATATTACATATCCCGGTTACTTCGGTCAGTATAGATGAAGATGTCTTGATCCAAGCGGACATTAGCATAGCTGGACAGGGAGCTGATTTGTCTGCAGCTGAAGCTGTAGACAAGAATGAACAAGATGAATCCGCTTCTTCGAGCTTAAACGAGAATCCAACTGTGATAGAAGATACTTATGAGAGTGCTGGAGAGAATGAAGCAGAGCAACAAGCCGAAGCAGCGGGTGCACCAGATGGCGTTGTGGAAGAAGAAACAGCAGATCAACAGGCAGAAGATGTGGAGGCTTCAGTTGCAATTCCTGAGATGGAAGCAGCAGCAGAGCAGCAGATCACTGATCAGAACATGCTGGAAGAAGCTGCTCAGATCGAGGCAGCACAGCAGCAGGCAACCGTCACAGCTGCCGTTTATTACCGGAGTATGTCGGAGACAGAATTCCATGTTCTGAATATGAGTAAAGCGGAAGGCATGAACTACACGGCCTCCATTCCAAAGACTTCTTTGACGGATCCGCAGCTGATCTATTATATAGAAGCTGAAGCTCATGGAGCAGTCTCACGAACTGAACAATATACGGTCAACGTCGAACAGGCAGATGTCGATTACAATGAGGTCCCAGCCTTGCTTGTAACCGAACTTGTCCCAGATTCAACAAATGTCGGTGGGGCCGATGGATATGAGTTTATTGAGGTGTATAACAATACTAATCAGGACATTAATTTGAAGAATTATAAGCTGTACTACCGCTATACGGACTCTGGTCCGTCAGCAGACGTTATATGGCCTACAGATCATGAAGAAATGATGATCTCATCGCAGGAAACGATCGTCTTCTGGGTCATTAATTCAGCGAATGGAGATAAAACAGCGGCCGATTTCAATGCCAACTATGGCAGTAATTTAGTTGAGAATGACAATCTGTATAGAGTCTACTCTGACGGTATGGCCAACGGAGGTAAGCGGGCTGCTGTTATCGGCACAAATACTCATATAGACATAGCCTCTGCAGCGTATGATAACGATGATGAGACACAAGCAGACAAAGGTATTTTCTATCGTTATCCGACTGGCGGAAGAACAGAAATGCTGAAATACAGTGCAGGTCTGCTGGACGCAACCCCAGGTGTGGTTGATCCTGTACAGATTCCGTCTGTTCCTGTGCAGTTAGAGACTGATCCTGAAGCACCTGTCCTGCAATTTGCTGATGTACCTGATACTGTGGACCAGCTTAATAACATAAAAATGGCCTTTGGGGTAACAGACCATACTTCTGTCAAATCAGTTGTCTTATTTTATAAGACGGATAAGGATTCCGAGTTTACAAAAAGATACTTGTACTTATCCTATGACGATTCTAATTATCACTATACGGTCTATTCTCCTGAGCTTATAGGCAGCAAACAGCTGGAGTATTATCTGGAGCTGTCCGATGGGACGAACGAGCGGCAGACTGAACCTAAATTCGTGGAGATTACTGGCAATGTCCAGTCAGATGAGCTGCGCTTGAATGTACAGGAAGATCAGATCATTAGCGGTAATACAATGATCAAAGGAACACAAGGTGTTGAAGGAGAGCAGGATATTGAGCTGTTCATAGATGACAAAGCCGTTCCTGCTGAGGAAACGTTTGATGCCCTTGAGCACGATGCTTATTTTGCATTTGAAGTGATTGGCGTTAATTATTATTTCAAAAATGCGGTAACCAGCGGAGAGGAAATCCTTCACACCTTTCAGGATCCGATTAATCAGTATGAAACGCTGACAGTGCCGATTGATGCGCAGCGATTCCGTGAAGGGAATAACGTTCTTTCCATTCGCGCAGGCTCCAAGTCGTCGCCTTTTGATGAGCGTGAAGAAGAGAATAAGGATGATTTTCAGATTCGTAATATTCGTCTCGTCCTTGCAGATGGAACCGTAGTATATGATCCGAGCTATTCTAACCCCCAAGAAGAGATCAAAATGGGAGACAGCTCAGGTCGCTATGAGTATATTGATTTTGCATTTAATCTGACTGCTGAAGAGCTGAGATCAACGGCATATGCCTGGGACACAAGAAAGGCAGAGGATGGCGAGCATGATCTCACTGCAGAAGCGGGGGAGGAAAGGGTCAGTGCCAGCGTCATTGTTGATAACACGGCGCCTAACATTAATCCGAACCTTGAAGAGGGAAAAGAGTACCGTGGTGAATTTACGATTGATGCTCATATCACGGATGAGCTTGCAGGAGTTAAGGAAAGCCATGCTGAGCTTGACGGCGAAGTGATAACGCTGCCTTATGAGACATCGTCCTCCAAACTATCGGCTGGCGAACACCAGCTGAAGATCCAAGCAGAGGATCAGGCAGGAAATATGAGCGAGGTCGCAATCCGATTCATCGTTCCGGAAGAAAATCCACTGAAACCTGAGCTGGTATCTCCTAAGAACGGTGCAGAAGATGTGGCGCTAAATGCAGAGCTCAAAATTAAGGTTACTGATCCTGCCTCCGATGTGATGGACGTATCCTTTTACAAAGGTTATCTGCATGATGCTAAACAGTTGGAATCCTTCAAAGGATACCGTAATGCAGCAGACGTAGAGCCGCCTAAAGAAGAAGTGCCTGCCGGAGAAAAGGCAATGACTAAGGGAGACTATACTCAAATTGCAAATGTTGATGGTCAATATCTGACAGACGATTCCATGGAGCAATTTCCGTATCACCGATTTGAGGCTAAGCTGAATTCGTCAGTCAAAGATACCGATCAAGTACTGCTGGAGTGGGTTGGGAAGTCGCTTGAAGGACGTAAAGTCAGCCTGTACGCGTTCCGTCCTGATCAGCAAAAGTGGGAGCTGCTTGACCAGCAAATTGCAGGAGATGAGGATTTTAAGCTTGAGGCGATGGTTACTGCGGGCAATTATCGGAGCGGCGGTAAAATTCAGATGATGGTGCAGGATGAGCTGCCTGTGAGCGAAGATCCGTATGATTTTTCATTCGTATGGATGTCCGATACACAGTACTACTCAGAAAGCTATCCAGAAACCTACCGCAAGATTGCGAACTGGATTGGTAATCAGAAAGAAGAGCAAAAAATTAAATATGTAATTCATACCGGGGATATTGTTGATGAATCCGACAAGGAGTATCAATGGATAGAGGCGGATAAGAACATGAAGGTACTCGAGGAAGCCAATATTCCTTATGGAGTACTTGCAGGAAATCACGATGTATCTAATCAGTTTGGTACCTATGACGAGTACTGGAAATACTTTGGGGCTTGGCGTTTTGAGGATCAACCGCATTACGGAGAGTCCTACAAAAATAATATGGGGCATTATGACCTTATTTCATCAAACGGTAACGATTTTATTATTGTGTACATGGGCTGGGGCTTGGGTCAGCCGGAGATTGACTGGATGAACGAGGTGCTCGCTAAATATCCGGAGCGGAAGGCGATTCTAGCCTTCCATGAATACCTGCTCGTATCCGGTAACCGTGCACCAATTGCTGACAAAGTCTACGAAGAGGTCATCCTTCCGAATGAGAATGTAATTGCCGCATTGTCGGGGCATTATCATGATGCGGAGTTGAAGGTAGATGAGATCGATGATGACGGAGACGGTACACCGGATCGCAGTGTCTATCAGATGCTGGCAGATTACCAAGGAGCAGAAGCGGGTGGACTTGGTTATATCCGGCTCATGCAATTTGATATGCAGAACAACAAGCTGCACATGAAGACATACTCGCCTCTCTTAGATGATTACAACTATTATGATCCAACCGAGTATCCGGGGAAGGACGAATTTTCACTTGATCTGGACTTGCAAGGCAAGCTGAAGAGAGTAGCTACAGACTATGCAGGCATTAAGGTGTATACGAATGAGCTGATTGATAAGGCAGCAGGTATCGATAGCGGAAGTGAGGCCAGTGTAAATTGGTCAGGGCTTGCGAATAATTCGGTGTATCAATGGTATGCCGTAGCTGAAGATGAACACAGTGGCTCTACAAAATCGGATATATGGCATTTCTCAACAGGTAAATTCGGTGGTAATCCAGGGACAGATAATCCGGGTACAGGAAACACGGGTAATCAAGCTGGCGGCGGAAGCTCTGAGGAGCAGAAGCGTAATCCGGTCATTGAAAAGGGAATCATTTCAGTTCAAGTTACATCCGATGGTAAAGCCGTGATAGCTCAGAAGGATATCTCTGAAGCTCTCACTCAGACGGAAGAATATATTACGATCAGGCAGGAAGGTATTCCAGGAGAGTCTGGACAACCGCAGCTACAAATAGAGACGGAAGGCTTGAGACTGTTGCATGAAGAGCAGAAGGATCTTCATATTCACACAGGCTCCCTAAATATTGTGGTTCCCTATGCAGCTATGCAAGGTGAGGCAATGGAGGAGGAATGGCTCACTTTACACATCAAGTTTGTACTTGATGACGAGAGTCGTGGGTGGATAGAAGCAGCAAAAACGACACCTGCTCTGCAGCCTTCAAATCTTGTTGCAGATATTCATTGGTATTCAGGAGACCGCAGTCTTACTGCTCTTGCCGCTCCAGTTCAAGTAAATTGGCAGATCAACACCTCGGATATTGATCCTGAATATGCAGGGATATATAGGGTTCATGCCACGGGAGCTAAATATATCTATGGCAAATGGAAAGATGGGGTTGTTACTTTTGAGACCGATGGAACAGGGCTGATTGCAGTAATGGAATATCACATCATGTTTCATGATATGCAGAACCATTGGGCTAAGGAAATAACAGAAAAAATGGCAGCGAGGCATATCGTGAAAGGAACTTCAGAACTTAATTTCAAACCGAACGCATCCGTGAGCCGCGCGGATTTTGCGGTAATGGCCATGCGCAGCTTGGGAATTGATCGTTCAGAAGATGCATCCTCGTTTGAAGATGTGGCAGATCAAGCCTACTATGCAAATGCGGTTGCTGCGGCTGAGCAGCTAGGCATTATGCAGGGAAGCGGGGGGCACTTCCGTCCTCTGGATCAGATGACGAGGGAAGAAGCGGTAGTCGTGTTGATGAGACTGTTCGAGCATATGGAAATAACGGAAGGCACGCCGAACAACGCTCATTCGTTCACCGATATGAGCACAGCTAGCGATTGGGCGCAGGAAGCAATACTTGCCGCTACGCGCGAAGGGCTTATCAGCGGAAGAACGGACGGCAGCTTCGATCCGCATGACACACTGACTAGAGCAGAAACTGCACAGCTTATATATAATTTGCTTCAAAAATAA
- a CDS encoding exo-beta-N-acetylmuramidase NamZ domain-containing protein, whose product MTANVLTGADQLSELSHPFLDGKRIGLVTNPTGITADFRTTIEICAQLKSSRLTALFAGEHGLYGERQAGVPFEDEMHPVLGIPVFSLYGKQKTPTPEMLEQVDTVIFDMQDAGVRFYTYLSTLFYIMDACGASGKSLLVLDRINPMGGMKVEGGILQQGYESFVGAWHMPIRYGMTIGEIAMMRNKEEGSGCELDVVRLEGWRRSMTYAETGQPWMMPSPNIPSPETAEVYAGTCLFEGTNVSEGRGTTRPFEWIGAPWMEGERIARQMEAHQLPGVHIHPVYAAPVYSKHQGVLCGGVRLFITDRDQFKAVETGLMLLHEIARSHPQHFEWTSPPPEGNRYFIDLLTGGKEIRERVRDEEGLRQIMANWHQDEEKWRERRASYLIYGS is encoded by the coding sequence ATGACGGCAAATGTACTTACCGGAGCTGATCAGTTATCCGAATTATCGCATCCATTTCTTGATGGCAAACGAATAGGGCTGGTTACGAACCCTACAGGTATAACGGCTGATTTCAGGACGACGATCGAGATATGTGCGCAGCTTAAGAGCAGCCGGCTGACCGCCTTGTTTGCGGGAGAACACGGTCTGTACGGTGAACGTCAGGCAGGAGTTCCGTTCGAGGATGAGATGCATCCTGTGCTTGGAATTCCCGTATTCAGCCTGTACGGCAAGCAGAAGACACCGACGCCGGAAATGCTGGAACAGGTGGATACAGTTATTTTTGATATGCAGGATGCAGGAGTACGCTTCTATACATATCTGTCTACTCTCTTCTATATAATGGATGCTTGTGGTGCCAGCGGAAAGTCACTGCTTGTTCTTGATCGAATCAATCCAATGGGGGGAATGAAGGTAGAAGGAGGCATCCTGCAGCAAGGCTATGAATCCTTCGTGGGTGCCTGGCATATGCCAATACGCTATGGGATGACGATCGGAGAGATTGCCATGATGCGGAACAAGGAAGAGGGGAGCGGATGCGAGCTGGATGTCGTCAGGCTTGAAGGCTGGAGGCGATCCATGACCTATGCCGAGACGGGGCAGCCCTGGATGATGCCGTCACCCAATATTCCCTCACCAGAAACGGCTGAGGTCTATGCAGGGACTTGTTTGTTTGAAGGGACGAATGTGTCTGAAGGACGAGGTACGACCAGACCCTTTGAGTGGATAGGCGCACCTTGGATGGAGGGTGAGCGAATTGCACGGCAAATGGAAGCTCATCAGCTTCCCGGTGTCCATATTCATCCCGTATATGCTGCACCTGTGTATTCCAAGCATCAAGGCGTACTGTGCGGGGGCGTTCGGCTGTTCATTACGGATAGAGACCAATTCAAAGCAGTAGAGACAGGGCTGATGCTGCTGCATGAAATTGCACGCTCGCACCCTCAGCACTTCGAATGGACTTCGCCTCCTCCAGAAGGCAACCGTTATTTTATAGATCTCCTCACAGGAGGAAAGGAAATTAGAGAACGGGTTCGGGACGAAGAAGGACTTCGGCAGATCATGGCGAATTGGCATCAGGATGAAGAGAAATGGCGTGAGAGAAGAGCATCTTATCTGATCTATGGGAGCTGA
- the nagZ gene encoding beta-N-acetylhexosaminidase — protein MNSNSNVEALLARLSLREKIGQLLLCGLPGPELTVPLVEFIKAHPVGGIIYFARNVEGPGQVAQLTYQLQSTAREASQLPLLISIDQEGGMVARIADGITLFPGNMAIAAAGASDDAYEAALASGKELSALGINLNFAPVLDVNNNPLNPVIGVRSFGESAQMVAEYGAQAVRGYQDAGVSACAKHFPGHGDTAADSHLDLPIVPHDLERMKGLELSPFVKAIEEGVDFIMSAHIYFPALEAEKKPATLSSSVLTGLLRDQLGYEGVIMTDCMEMHAIVDTYGTVEASVMALEAGADLVLISHTHELLTGAYQAIEQAVLSGRLTEERIDESVRRLLSLKIRRGIMMEDGSFPQEVQAAPVIDANGLPAGVGLAEHGDIARRISERSMTLVRDDAGMLPLSGKKVLAVTVASSAMTIADEKIKDQLSLGAALIEQGIHVEDLSIAAAEVAEQIGSVITAAASPDIEQIVIATYNAHFYSEQAELVKQLQATGKPLAVVATRNPYDLMAFPDIKVYIAAYESRPLTMRSVARALLGSIPFKGKLPVTLSDELTAGISSQ, from the coding sequence ATGAATTCAAATTCCAATGTAGAAGCACTGCTTGCTCGTTTAAGTCTGCGTGAAAAAATCGGTCAATTGCTGCTGTGCGGACTCCCGGGTCCAGAATTGACAGTGCCGCTCGTAGAATTTATCAAGGCGCATCCTGTCGGGGGCATTATTTATTTTGCCCGGAACGTAGAGGGTCCCGGACAGGTAGCTCAGCTTACTTATCAGCTGCAATCTACTGCAAGGGAGGCCAGCCAGCTGCCGCTGCTGATATCCATTGATCAGGAGGGCGGGATGGTGGCTCGTATAGCGGATGGAATTACCTTATTCCCTGGTAATATGGCGATTGCAGCTGCAGGCGCAAGTGATGATGCTTATGAAGCGGCCCTGGCCAGTGGCAAGGAATTAAGTGCGCTCGGCATTAATTTGAATTTTGCACCGGTTCTGGATGTGAACAACAATCCGCTTAATCCGGTGATTGGGGTTCGCTCCTTCGGTGAGTCGGCACAGATGGTGGCCGAGTATGGTGCTCAGGCGGTTCGTGGCTATCAGGATGCCGGTGTGTCTGCTTGTGCGAAGCATTTCCCTGGACATGGTGATACAGCTGCTGACTCGCATCTGGATCTGCCGATCGTTCCCCATGACTTGGAGCGAATGAAAGGGCTGGAGCTGTCGCCATTTGTGAAGGCGATTGAAGAGGGAGTGGACTTTATTATGTCTGCTCACATCTACTTCCCGGCACTCGAAGCGGAGAAGAAGCCGGCGACGCTGTCTTCCTCTGTACTGACAGGGCTGCTAAGAGATCAGCTGGGCTATGAGGGAGTGATCATGACCGACTGTATGGAGATGCATGCCATTGTCGATACCTACGGCACTGTGGAGGCTTCGGTAATGGCGCTCGAAGCAGGAGCCGATCTCGTGCTGATCAGTCATACCCATGAGCTGCTCACTGGAGCATATCAAGCGATTGAACAGGCTGTGCTATCAGGCAGGCTTACTGAAGAGCGAATCGATGAGTCAGTCCGCCGTTTGCTGTCGCTGAAGATCCGGCGCGGCATCATGATGGAGGATGGCAGCTTCCCTCAGGAGGTGCAGGCTGCACCCGTTATCGACGCGAACGGCTTGCCAGCGGGCGTCGGGCTTGCAGAGCATGGGGACATCGCTCGCCGAATCAGTGAACGCAGCATGACGCTCGTTCGTGATGATGCAGGCATGCTTCCGTTGTCTGGGAAGAAGGTGCTTGCTGTGACAGTAGCATCCTCAGCGATGACCATTGCCGATGAGAAGATCAAGGATCAGCTGAGTCTTGGTGCTGCGCTGATCGAGCAGGGAATTCATGTAGAAGACCTTAGTATAGCGGCAGCAGAAGTGGCTGAGCAGATCGGATCAGTCATCACCGCAGCAGCAAGCCCGGATATTGAGCAGATTGTGATCGCTACCTATAATGCACACTTCTATTCTGAGCAGGCAGAGCTGGTGAAACAGCTGCAGGCTACGGGCAAGCCGCTTGCGGTGGTCGCTACACGCAATCCCTATGACCTTATGGCATTTCCCGATATTAAAGTATACATTGCGGCTTATGAGAGCAGGCCGCTAACGATGAGAAGCGTGGCAAGAGCGTTGCTTGGTTCGATTCCGTTCAAGGGCAAGCTGCCCGTCACCCTTAGTGATGAGTTGACGGCAGGCATCTCCTCGCAATGA
- a CDS encoding DUF2087 domain-containing protein → MEVNKAYMDDAGLVDIKRGYMEHDLEFICVCCGERIEKGVIYPVDGVLYEAFRYVQIHIEQEHGSVFEYLISLDKSVSGLSDIQRKLLAKFYEGKKDADIQKELGTGSTSTIRNHRFVLKEKERQAKVLLAVMELLSEHDPNRPVELAAPISKRAGHDDDRYSITTSEQEKVLKKYFPHGVDGPLKTFSMQEKHRIIVMNELAKRFIPGVVYSEPEVNRMLEQVYEDYVTIRRYMVDYGILSREEDGSRYVLTDSIGTEDKKMNRREELQQQAKEVKTEAGVYQIRNKQNGKLYVASTPNLKSINGQQFMLNMGSHRNRALQQEWAELGEHAFEIEVLEKLKVPEGNPFFDAKDALKKLEASWLEKLSPYEPNGYNTL, encoded by the coding sequence ATGGAAGTGAATAAAGCTTATATGGATGATGCGGGGCTTGTGGATATCAAGCGTGGATATATGGAGCACGATCTCGAGTTCATCTGTGTGTGCTGTGGCGAACGGATTGAGAAGGGAGTAATTTATCCGGTTGATGGTGTCTTGTATGAAGCCTTCAGATATGTTCAGATCCATATTGAGCAGGAGCACGGGTCTGTATTTGAATATTTGATATCTCTGGATAAAAGTGTGAGTGGACTCTCTGATATACAGCGCAAGCTGTTAGCGAAATTTTACGAAGGCAAAAAGGATGCAGACATTCAGAAGGAGCTTGGTACAGGATCAACATCGACTATACGCAATCATCGTTTTGTGTTGAAGGAGAAGGAGCGCCAGGCCAAGGTTCTGCTTGCGGTCATGGAGCTGCTGAGTGAGCATGATCCGAATCGCCCTGTAGAGCTTGCGGCACCGATCAGCAAACGCGCTGGTCACGATGATGACAGATACAGTATTACCACATCCGAACAAGAGAAGGTGCTTAAGAAATACTTCCCCCATGGAGTGGATGGTCCGCTTAAGACCTTTTCCATGCAGGAGAAGCATCGCATCATTGTGATGAACGAGCTTGCGAAGCGCTTCATACCCGGGGTCGTGTACTCGGAGCCTGAGGTCAACCGTATGCTTGAACAAGTGTATGAGGATTATGTGACGATTCGCAGATATATGGTGGATTACGGAATTCTAAGCAGAGAAGAAGATGGAAGCCGGTATGTGTTAACCGATTCTATAGGAACGGAGGATAAGAAGATGAACCGGAGAGAGGAATTACAACAGCAAGCCAAAGAAGTGAAGACCGAGGCAGGGGTTTACCAAATCCGCAATAAGCAGAACGGCAAGCTCTACGTCGCCAGCACACCGAATTTGAAATCTATCAACGGACAGCAATTTATGCTGAACATGGGTAGTCACCGAAATCGCGCGCTGCAGCAGGAGTGGGCAGAGCTTGGTGAGCATGCATTCGAGATTGAAGTGCTGGAGAAGCTGAAGGTACCGGAGGGTAATCCCTTCTTCGATGCGAAGGATGCGCTGAAGAAGCTGGAGGCAAGCTGGCTTGAGAAGTTGAGTCCTTATGAACCGAATGGATACAACACCTTGTAA